The following coding sequences are from one Triticum dicoccoides isolate Atlit2015 ecotype Zavitan chromosome 4A, WEW_v2.0, whole genome shotgun sequence window:
- the LOC119283606 gene encoding uncharacterized protein LOC119283606, with product MSHRSLSATATFQSTSFSPSLQSGYSPAFPIHPSIHHPPYLSARTPGTGIQRRLQPHAHIKPLTQSKQQPRRPQARTSRRWRPPVEGPSAPASSFLVLLSSLSHLLSLSCNREPRGVLRRPSSSSAPTSARGQDPLDPVLFVDRSSGSDRPHPSCTSTARIRADPRLPPSPASPRRRSRSSVCQAPRPCFVSLREEQRVSAQPPQSEDIDKSRAHVDRVASAWATASPFSPHGPASSLPDSSPAGPRSYITSRL from the coding sequence atgtcccatcgaTCCCTCTCAGCCACCGCCACCTTCCAATCCACCTCATTTTCCCCATCGCTCCAATCAGGATACTCCCCTGCCTTCCCGATCCACCCATCGATCCACCACCCACCATACCTCTCGGCCCGAACCCCGGGCACAGGCATCCAACGTCGCCTCCAGCCACATGCCCACATCAAGCCGCTTACCCAGAGCAAGCAGCAGCCCCGCCGTCCTCAGGCGAGGACCTCCCGTCGCTGGCGACCACCTGTAGAAGGACCAAGCGCCCCTGCCTCTTCCTTCCtcgtccttctctcctccctctctcacCTGCTCTCTCTGTCGTGCAACAGGGAGCCCAGAGGAGTTTTGCGCCGGCCATCCTCGTCCTCCGCGCCTACATCAGCTCGAGGGCAGGATCCCCTCGATCCCGTGCTCTTCGTTGACCGCAGCTCCGGATCAGATCGACCTCACCCTTCCTGTACCTCCACCGCCCGGATTCGCGCCGATCCGCGCCTCCCTCCGTCCCCTGCATCGCCTCGTCGCCGGAGTAGGAGCTCCGTTTGCCAAGCGCCGCGCCCCTGCTTCGTCTCGCTGCGAGAGGAGCAGCGAGTCAGCGCCCAGCCGCCCCAGAGCGAGGACATCGACAAGTCCCGCGCTCATGTTGACCGCGTCGCCAGCGCCTGGGCCACCGCGTCGCCGTTTTCCCCGCACGGCCCAGCTTCGTCTCTGCCAGACTCTTCTCCAGCCGGCCCAAGGTCCTATA